The Pseudomonadota bacterium genomic interval TCAAGCAGCAGTACCGGCGGGTCGGTGAGCAGCGCACGGGCGATCGCAATGCGCTGTGCCTGGCCACCCGATAACCGGACGCCGCGCTCGCCCAGGAATGTGTCGTACCCTTCTTTCAGATCCGTAATGAAGTCATGGGCAAACGCTGAACGGGCCGCTTCCTCGACCTGCTCCCGGCTTGCGCCCGGATTGCCGTAACGGATGTTTTCCAGAGCGTTGCTGGAAAACATCGTCACATCCTGGGCGACGAGTGCCAGCTGGCGGCGGTAGGCCAGGAGGTCGAGCTCGCTGATCGGGACGCCGTCCAGCAAAAGCTGACCGGCGGTCGGGTCGTAGAATCGCATCAAAAGCTGAAACACGGTTGACTTGCCGGCACCCGAAGGGCCGACTAGCGCCACCTTTTCGCCGGGCTCGATCGTGAGCTGGATGTCATCCAGGACCCGCCGCTCCAGGCGAGAGGGGTAGGCGAAGCTCAGGTTGTTGAAGTCGAGCCGCCCTCGAGCTCTGGACGCCGCAGGCCGAGGATTGGCCGGCGAACGAATCTCCGGCTCCAGCTCCAGCATCTCCAGTATCCGTTCGAGTGCCCCCGCGGCGCGCTGCAGCTCGCCGTAGACCTGGGTCAAAGCGCCGGTTGTCGTGGCCGCGATGATGGCGTAGAGCACAAACTGGCTGAGCGTGCCGGCAGACATTGTGCCTTCGATTACCTCCTGAGCCCCGATCCACAGGACGCCAATCATCCCGCCAAACATGAGCCAGACGATCAGGATACCCATGATGGTCTCCGCGCGGATCCGCTGGCGGGCGATGCCAAAAACCGCCTCGGCGTTATCGCTGAAGCGCTTCGTTTCGCGAGCGTCCTGGGCGTACGACTGCACCGTTTTAATGGCGTTGATCGTTTCCGTCGCCGTGGCGGACATATCCGCGATCCGATCCTGATTGGCCTTCGACAGACGTCTGACCCAGCGCCCCATGAACACGATCGGGGCGATGATCAGTGGAATCAGCAGCCCGATCAGCAGCGCCAGCCAGGGGCTGGTGATGATCATCATGGCGCTGGCCCCGAGAAACATCACCGCGGAGCGAAGCGTAATGGAAAACGTGCTGCCGACCACCACCTCGACGAGCGTTGTGTCTGTGTTGATCCGGGACAGCACCTCACCCGTGCGGGTTGTCTCAAAAAACGCGGGCGAAAACGACAGGATTTTCCGATAGACCGCGCGCCGGAGGTCGGCGACCACGCGCTGTCCGATCCAGGAGACCCAGAAGTAGCGGAGGCTGGTGAACAGCCCCATCGCGAGCGCCACGCCCAGGAGCAGCAGAAAGTATCGGGTGATCGCGGACTGCTGTGCGGGATCGAAACCCAGGTCGATCATCTGCCTCACGGCAATCGGGAGGCTCAGCGTGGTGGCAGCTCCCAGCACCAGAAGCGCCAGCGCCAGTAGGAGCTTGGACAGATAAGGCTGAATGAAGGGCCAAAGGCGCTTGAGAATCGCCAGATTTTTGGAGGGTTTTCGGTCTTGATCCGCCAACGGCTGGGTCGCTTATCGATTTGCAGCGCAAATTGTCTCACAGGAGACGTGCACAACCTGTGCGCGCTGAGGCGAGGGCGCGCAACGGGGTGAATGAATCGGCAAGCGCAGGCCTCGGCCTCGCGCGCGGCTGCGAGGCCCGCGTTGGGTCAGTCAGCCGTCGGTCAGGTCGGTGAGCGGCAGCTGGTTGTCAGCGATCCATTGTCGCAGGTCGGCCGGCAAAGGCGTATCGTCTCGATGCTGCTGATACACCTCCCAGGTGGCCAGAAATCCCTCCCGGTCGGCGTTCCGAGCGTGAAGCCTGAGCTGTTCCCACCAGAATTCGGGGGAGTCCAGCGCGGGCGCCGCTTCGGTCGCGTCCGCAACTGAGGTTACGCCAGTGTCGACTGCGCCGGCACCGACGGCAGGCGCTGACCGGTCCTGCGGCGCGCTGAGCTCCGGCGCGGTCACCAGTGGACTGGTCCTCGTGGGGCCCGAGGGCAGGTTAGGTTGCACCACCTTAGCGAGTTGAAATACCAAGGTTGTGCACAACGCCAGCGACGCTGCGAGGCTGGCTGGCCAGATCCAGCGACCGCCCGGCGCCGGCCGGTGGGCCCGTTCGCGAATTGCGTCATCGACTGACATCGCGGGACCACGGATTTCAGTCTCCTGCGTCAGCGCCTGATACGCCCGGGCAAGTTTCGGGTTCGATTCCAGTCGCTCCGGTGCGTCTCCGATCGACTTCGGACCGGCCTCAAAGTTCGTCATAAAGTCCTCCCAGCGCTTTTCGCAAGCGCGCGGTGGCGTAACGCATCCGGCTTTTAACGGTCTCCCGGCCGCAGCCGCAGATGCTTGCAATTTCCCGGAGCGTGAGGTTTCGCTCCAGGTGCAGCAACACAGTGCTGCGCTGTTCCAGCGGTAGCTCCAGCAGCGCTCGATGGAGCGTCTGAGCCACCTGGCGGCGAGTCGGTTCGTCTGTCTGTGGCTGATCTGGAACCGCTTCCGGTGCGGCCAGGGGCAAGGACCGTGACTTGCGATACCAGTCGATGATCCGGTGGTGCGCGATCCGGTAGAGCCAGGTTTGAAACTGTGCCTTGGGCCGATAGCGTCGGCGCGCATCTACAACTTTAAGCCAGGTGTCCTGGTAGATTTCCTCTGCCTGCGCCTGACGCCCCACGTGGCGATAGACAAAACGAAATAACCCTGGTCCGTGGCGGCGATAAAGCTGATCGAACGCCGCGCTGTCGCCGGACGCAAACGCCTGCATGAGCGTCTCGCTGCCGACGCTGTCCGCCTCACCGCGGGCCTGGTCGTTTTGCCCGGCGTTGGCAGCCGGGTCGTCGCTCGGCGAGGCCTCGCTGCCTTCGTCCAAAGGCCAACGCGCGCCTACGACGCCTTCGGTTCCGGTTATTCCCAAGCTGACGGTCTCCACGCCCCAGGACACGGCAAATCTCTCGAAAACATAAACGGCTGATCCAGCGTGATGGGGTTAAACCGCGCTCGGCCTTGCATCATGAGCTTTGCCCGTCTTCCCGCTTCACCTCGGTCACCGTCGAACCCACCTCGCCCTCGGCCAGGCGGGTGATGAGGGCTTGGCCGGGCTTCAGCCCAGTGCTGGAACGGATCACCGCGCCCTCGCTGTCGTAGGTTACCGAATAGCCGCGGTTGAGCACCGCCACGGGGCTGACCGCTTGCAGGCCGCGGCTGGCGGTATCGAGTTGCCTGGCGCTCAGCTCAAGCCGGCGGCTCATGGCCTGGCTGAGCCTCCGAACCAGGCGTTCAAGGTGCTGGCGATCGCTGGCCACGGCAACTGTCGGATTCCGCTGCATCAGTCGGTGGGTAAGGGACCCAATCCGCTCCCGATAGCGTCGAAGCTGACCTTGCTGCTGCTGTCCCAGCCGCCGCAAGAGCTCGCTGAGACGCTCCCGTCGCCGGTGGATCCTGGCGGCTGGCTGCGCTCGGCCGAGCCGATCAGCCAGTTCTCCCAGCCTCAGCTGGCGCTGCGCCTGGTTTGACTGAAAACGACGAAGGAGCAGCCGGGTCAGCTGCTCGACGCGTCGCTTGAGCTCAGCGCTGTCGGGAACGAGCAGTTCCGCGGCGGCAGAGGGCGTGGCCGCGCGCGCGTCAGCGACAAAGTCGGCGATGGAAAAATCCACCTCGTGCCCCACCGCGCTGACCACGGGCACGGGACACGCGGCGATGGCCCTCGCCAGGGCCTCGTCGTTGAAGGCCCAGAGGTCTTCCAGCGATCCGCCGCCGCGGGTCATCAATACCACGTCGGGAACCAGCGCGGCTGCGTCTCGGAGTGCCTTGATGAGCGCCGACGGCGCGGACTCGCCCTGAACCAGACTCCCGCAGACCGTCACGCGCACCGCGGGAAACCGTCGTTCGAGCACGCTCAGCACGTCCCGCAGGGCGGCGCCGGTCGGTGACGTGACCACCGCAAGGTGCTTCGGAAACGTCGGCAGGGAACGCTTTTTGGCCGGATCAAAGAGCCCCTCCGCAGCCAGCCGCTTCTTAAGCGCCTCAAACTGGGCCCTCAGCAGCCCCTCACCCGCGAGCTCAACGGACTCGACGATCAGCTGATATTCGCCCCGCGCTTCGTAGAGGCTGACCCGTGCCCGCACCACAATATGCATGCCCGCCGCGAGCTTCACGCCGGCTCGCCGATTGCGGAACAGCGCGCAACGCACCTGGGCGCTGGCGTCCTTCAGGGTGAAGTAAGCGTGACCGGAGGCGGGCGTCGACAGGTTGGAGATTTCGCCTTCGAGCCAGATCAGTCCGAACTCTCCCTCGAGCAGGCTCCGGATCTGGCGATTGAGGCCGCTGGGTGTATAGATCTGTCGTTCGCTGAACAGGTCGTTGGTGGACACGGTCTTCCTGCAATCGCGGGCCTGGCCCGCCGGCCGATAAATGTAGCACGTGCCTTTGGCTTCGCTAATGAGATAAAATGGGGCGATTTAGTCGGGCCGCCTCCCGCCCCTGCATAAGGAACCTGGCCGATGCGAATCAAACAAGACGCGCTCACCTTCGATGACGTGTCCCTGATCCCTGCTTACTCCAACGTTTTGCCGTCCGAGGTGGATCTCACCACGCGCTTCACCCGGGAAATCGCCCTGAAAGTCCCGCTCGTGTCATCAGCGATGGACACGGTCACCGAAGCTCGCCTCGCAATCACCATTGCCCAGGAAGGCGGGATCGGTGTGATTCACAAGAATATGACCCCGCAGGAGCAGGCGCGCCAGGTTCGGCAGGTGAAGAAATTTGAGGCGGGGGTGATTCGGGACCCGATTACGGTCGGCCCCTATACCACCATCCGGGAGGTACTTGAGCTCACCAACGCACGAAACATCTCCGGCGTGCCTGTGGTGGACGAGGAAGGCCTGGTCGGGATCGTCACCAGCCGAGACATGCGCTTTGAGCGCAAGCTCGACGACCCGGTCCGAAACATCATGACCCGCCGCGACGACCTGGTGACCGTATCGGAAGACTACGAGTCTGACGAAGTACTCCAGCTGCTGCACAAAAACCGCATTGAAAAGGTGCTGGTGGTGAACGATGCCTTTGAGCTGCGCGGCCTGATCACCGTCAAGGACATGCAGAAATCCAAAGAGCATCCCGACTCCTGCAAAGACGAACACGAGCGCTTGCGCGTTGCGGCGGCAGTAGGCGTGGGCGGCGACACCGAACAGCGCGTGGCCATGTTGACCGAATCCAACGTCGACGTGATTGTCGTCGATACGGCCCACGGTCACAGTGAGGGAGTCTTGGCCCGGGTGCGCTGGATCAAAGAGCAGTATCCGGATGTGCAGATCGTGGGCGGCAACATCACCACGGCCGAGGGCGCCCTGGCGCTGGTCGAGGCCGGTGCTGACGCGGTCAAGGTCGGCGTTGGGCCTGGGTCGATCTGCACCACGCGGGTAGTGGCGGGCGTGGGTGTGCCGCAGGTGTCGGCGGTGATGAACGTCGCTGAGGCGCTCAAAGAGCACAACGTGCCGCTGATCGCTGACGGTGGCGTACGCTACTCCGGTGACCTGGCCAAAGCGGTGGCGGCCGGCGCCCACAGCGTGATGATCGGCGGGCTGTTTGCCGGGACCGAAGAGGCGCCCGGCGAGGTTGAGCTGTACCAGGGCCGTTCCTACAAAAGCTACCGCGGCATGGGATCCATCGGCGCGATGCAGCGCGGCTCCTCCGACCGGTATTTCCAGGATGAGGTCACCGAAGACAAGCTGGTGCCGGAGGGCATCGAGGGCAGGGTGCCGTACAAAGGCCCGCTGCGAGCGGTGCTGCATCAGCTCGCGGGTGGTTTGCGTTCCAGCATGGGCTACTGCGGCTGCGCGACGCTGGACGACATGCGGCAGAACTCGGAATTTGTTCGGGTCACCAACGCCGGCGTCCAGGAGTCGCACGCGCACGACGTGACGATCACCAAAGAGCCGCCCAACTATCGACCGCAGCGCTGAGAGCCCTGCCCAATCCATGACTGCCAATCCATGACAGCCAATCCATGACAGATATCCATGATCACCGTCTGCTGGTGCTCGACTTCGGTGCCCAGTACACGCAGCTGATCGCGCGCCGGATTCGGGAAATCGGCGTCTATTGCGAGATTTTTCCCTGGGATGCGCCGGAGGCGCTGATCACCGGCCTCAAGCCGAGCGGCGTGGTGCTGTCGGGTGGGCCGGAGTCGGTTCACGGTGACAGCACGCCGCAGCTCCCGGAGTGTGTGGTGGAGCTCGGCGTCCCGATCCTGGGCATCTGCTACGGCATGCAGGCGTTGGCGGCCTACTTTGGCGGCACCGTCGAGGCGGCGGACCGGCGGGAGTTTGGCTATGCGTCGGTGGAGCCCGTCGGGAAAAGCCCGCTGCTGGACGGCCTGAGCGATCGGGAGTCCGATCAGCCCAGGGAGCTCGACGTCTGGATGAGCCACGGCGACCACGTGGTGGTTGTGCCGGAGGGCTTTGAGTGCGTCGCGCGCACCGCTTCTGCCCCTATTGCGGCCATGCAGGATTTGGATCGAAAAATCTTTGCGCTGCAGTGGCATCCGGAGGTCACCCATACCCGCCAGGGCGAGGCGATGCTTCGCCATTTTGTCCTGGATGTCTGCCGCTGCGAACCGCTGTGGACGCCGGCGTCGATCGTTGAGAGCACGATTGCGGACGTGCGGGAGAAAGTTGGCTCCGATCAGGTGCTGCTCGGACTCTCCGGCGGTGTCGATTCGTCGGTGGTCGCCGCGCTGCTGCACGAAGCGATCGGCGAGCAGCTGACCTGCATTTTCGTGGACACCGGCCTGCTGCGGCTTAACGAAGGTGATCAGGTGATGGCGACCATGGCGGCGAATATGGGCGTCAAGGTGCTCAGGGTCGATGCGTGTGAGCAGTTCTTCGGCGCGCTGGCCGGCGTGACTGACCCCGAGCAGAAGCGCAAAATCATCGGTCGGAAGTTCATCGAGATTTTTGACGCAGAGGCCGCCCGGCTCGATGGCGTACGCTGGCTCGCTCAGGGCACCATCTACCCGGACGTGATCGAATCGGCCGGTGCAGCAACCGGTAAAGCCCACGTCATCAAATCCCATCACAACGTGGGCGGGCTGCCGGAGGATATGGCGCTGGAGCTGGTTGAACCGCTGCGCGAGCTGTTCAAAGACGAGGTGCGGAAAATTGGGCTCGAGCTCGGTCTTCCTCGCGAGATGGTATTCCGCCATCCGTTTCCGGGGCCCGGTTTGGGTGTTCGCATTCTTGGTGAGGTCAAGGAAGAGTTCGCGGACCTTCTGGCTCGTGCGGACGATGTGTTTATCGAGTGCCTCCACGAGGCCGGGCTTTACGACGACGTAAGCCAAGCTTTCGCGGTGTTCCTGCCGGTCAAATCGGTTGGCGTGGTTGGCGACGGCCGCGCCTACGAGTACGTCATCGCGCTCCGAGCGGTCGAGACGGTGGACTTTATGACGGCCCGCTGGGCACGTTTGCCTTACGATTTCCTCGAGCACGTGTCCCGGCGCATCATCAACGAGATCAGCGGCATTTCCCGCGTGGTCTATGACATTTCCGGCAAACCCCCCGCCACCATCGAATGGGAATAGCCGCCGACGAGGCGCTCATGGCCCGAGCGCTGCGTCTGGCCAAGGATGCGGAGCGTCTGGGAGAGGTGCCGGTCGGCTGTGTGATTGTGCGGGACGGAGAGGTGGTCGCTGAGGCCCACAACGCGCCGATCAGCGTTCATGATCCGACGGGCCACGCCGAAATTCGAGCGCTTCGCAGGGCGGGTGCAGCGGTGTCGAACTACCGGTTACCGGAGTGTGACCTTTACGTCACGCTGGAACCGTGTGCGATGTGCACCGGAGCCATGATTCATGCGCGGATTCGCCGGCTGGTCTTCGGCGCCCCGGACCCGCGCACCGGTGCCGCGGGTTCAGCGATTGATCTGACCGATGGCAGCTATGGCAATCACCGGCTCGACGTCACCAGCGGCGTGCTGGCTGACGAATCCTCTGCGATGTTAAGGGCGTTCTTTCGAGCGCGACGCTAGCCTGCCGGCGGTTCTTTAGTCCCGGCGCTTGCCGGAAACCGTGTCCATCAGCCCGTCGTAGTCGAACTTGCGGGTCATTTCCTTGAGGTCGCCGGCGAGCGCTTGGTCGATGGTCTCCAGCTCGCCGATCAGGTTTTCCAGGCCGTCGACGTCGGCACGCTCGGCGGCTTCGCCCAGCGACTTTGCCACGTTGGCCGGAATTCTGACCTCGCGCGGCGGCGTTCGGTGCTGGGCCTGCTTCAACGCGCTGTCGATGGTGGCCGTGAGCTCTCGCGCCATAAAGGGCTTGATCAGCAGCGTGTCGGCCCCCGCGCTCAACAGCTGATCGGCGCTGACCCCATCGAGCGAGTCGCAGATGGTCACGATGGCGCTGGTTGGGAGCCGCGAGCGTACTTCGCTGACCATCGATACGGCGTCGGGATTGTCGCTGCAGTCGAGCATCACCAGCTGGGCATCCAGGTTGTCGCTGGCTTTGCTCAGATTTTCGATCCGGCTTACGGGCTGTCCCTGATGAGCGAGCGTGTCGCTGATGCATCGGTTATGAAAACTGTTGTCGCCGACGAGGAGCAGGGACGGAGTTCGGCCCTGGGTATCTCGACGACGCCGATTTTCGGTCACGGAAACCGGAACCTTCACCGTGAAGCAGCTTCCCTGACCGGGTTCGCTCTCCGCTTCGATTGACCCCTCAAGCTGCTGGGTGAGGTCGCGGCAGATTGCCAGCCCGAGGCCTGCGCCCACCTGTCCGCCAACCTGCTCGAGCCGGAAGAACGGTTCAAAGACGCGCGGCATCACTTCAGCCGGGATTCCGCAGCCGGTATCGGTAACGCTCAGGGAGAGCTGCTCGTCCGTACCGAGTTCACCGGTAATCAAAATCTCACCGGCCTGCGTGTGCTTGATAGCGTTGTCGACCAGGTTCACCAGGATCCGGCGCAGCTTGACGCGATCGGTATGCACCATGCAGTTGTTGTCCTGCATCTTCCAGCTTAATGACACGCTATCGGGCAGGCCGGTGGCGTTAAACATCTCCGCAACGTCGCTGATCAGCTCAAACGCTGAGAAACCCGTTCCCTCCGGCGTAGCTTCGCTGGTTTCTCCCAACTCGCTGTCGATGGTGGACAACATGGCATGACATTGCGTTTCGACCTTGGTCAGGCATTCGCGCTGCCGTTCGGTCAAAGGGTCCTTCTGCATCATCTGCGAATAGCCGCGGATTGCGTTCAGCGGCGTTCGCAGATCGTGGCAGGTTTTCGCCAGCGGCGTATCGTTACGAACCTTCGGCCGCCCTAAGGGCACCCTCGGCTGCACGGCGCACACCACGGACGCCGGTCGCCCTTGTGCGTCCGGCAGCGTCTTGCCGAGGATGCGAACCTCCGTGGCGGTCTGCGGGTCAGTGCCGAGATAGCAGGTGCATTCGAGGTCGCGGCCGGTTTGCAGACTGCGGCGCAGTCCGTCCGCGAGCTGATCCCGGGTGCTGTCGGACACGAGCGCCAGAAAGTCTTTGAGGCGCGCCCCCATCATCGGGGAGTCGATGCCCGCGATCTGACACAGCACGGCATCGAGCGTGATTTCGTTCCGCTGCGAATCCCAGGTGAGCGTTCCAAAGTCTTTGGTGTCGTGTGAGAAATCCTGATTGGCGGCCGTTTCATTGATCATGCCGGCAAAAGGGCCGGGCATGGGGGCGTTGGCGACTAAACCCTTGGCGATATCGATGGTTTGCTGTTCGCCGCCGGTGCCGAAGTTAGCCGGTATCAGCACATCCCGGGAGGCCTTCTTGCCGAGGAAGATTTCTTTCAGTGTGGGCCGTGGATCGCTCATGGAGTTGGTCCGTCAGGGTTAGTGGGTGGCGCTCGAGATCGTGCAGTTGCGCCCGGCGCTCTTCGCGGCGTAGAGCGACACGTCAGCCTTTTCGACGAGGTCGGAGATCGATTGACCTGGCTCAAGCTCGGCGATGCCCACCGAGATGGTGACCTGTACCCGCTTATCGCGAAACGCAAACGGGCAGTTGCCGATCGCCTCGCGGATCTTCTCGGCGACGGGTACCGCCTTTTCCAAGGGCGTTTCGACCAGGAGGATCACAAACTCTTCGCCGCCGTAGCGGCAGACAAAGTCGGATTTGCGAAGGTTGCCGGCGATCAGTGCGCCAACCTCAACGATCACGGTGTCGCCCGCCTTGTGGCCGTAGCGATCGTTGACCAGTTTAAAGTGATCGATGTCGGCGACGGCCAGCGACAGCTTGTTGCCGTAACGCACCGCGCGCTCAAACTCCTGCTGCGCGCGCTCCAGAAAGCCTGATCGATTGGGCAGCCCGGTGAGCGGGTCCAGCTGCGTTTTGACACGCAGATGGCTGATTTCGTTGTAAAGCTCGTTGCATTCAGCGTGCGCTTCGCCGAGCTTGTCCTGAAGAAGGCCGATGCTCGCTTCAAACTTCTTGTGCCGGATGGCTTCCACCTCGTTAAACGTATTGAGCGTGCCGGTCATCTGATCGACCTCACTCTCAACCGCCTGCTGGAGCTGGCGCAGGTTGGTGGAGCTCGCGATCTTTCCTCGGATACTCTCAGCGCCGCGAGACAGTTCTTCCTGCAGGCGTGTGCGCTCGGCGTAGGCATCTTGTTCGTCGCCTACGCTGCTCTTGATGCTGGCCTCCAGCTCGTCGAACTGCCCGGCCATTTGCTGCACAAATTCTTCGAAGCGCTTCTGCTCAGTGCGTCGGATCTCGCCAGCCAGCTCAGCCACCGATTCCAAAATGTCTGGCATCGAGTCGAAGACCAGGGTTTCGGCGAGCTGTTTGCGCAGCGCGTTGACCTGCTCGACCTGCACCTCGTCACTCTCGAGATGATTCACCAGGACCAGCAGCGTATTGCGCATGTGCT includes:
- the guaB gene encoding IMP dehydrogenase; protein product: MRIKQDALTFDDVSLIPAYSNVLPSEVDLTTRFTREIALKVPLVSSAMDTVTEARLAITIAQEGGIGVIHKNMTPQEQARQVRQVKKFEAGVIRDPITVGPYTTIREVLELTNARNISGVPVVDEEGLVGIVTSRDMRFERKLDDPVRNIMTRRDDLVTVSEDYESDEVLQLLHKNRIEKVLVVNDAFELRGLITVKDMQKSKEHPDSCKDEHERLRVAAAVGVGGDTEQRVAMLTESNVDVIVVDTAHGHSEGVLARVRWIKEQYPDVQIVGGNITTAEGALALVEAGADAVKVGVGPGSICTTRVVAGVGVPQVSAVMNVAEALKEHNVPLIADGGVRYSGDLAKAVAAGAHSVMIGGLFAGTEEAPGEVELYQGRSYKSYRGMGSIGAMQRGSSDRYFQDEVTEDKLVPEGIEGRVPYKGPLRAVLHQLAGGLRSSMGYCGCATLDDMRQNSEFVRVTNAGVQESHAHDVTITKEPPNYRPQR
- a CDS encoding GGDEF domain-containing protein is translated as MNTATSPSSSPRPSQAEASERGQEQLVEQLRNGIIRMSHAASGIDDELDAQLGMLRKKMRNTTSAPVVEALVAEVSKGILAIDAKTKRTRADNANIGHRLLHVIDLLKPGWQLRRKRKSLANSLRNDRCDFQKFLKEYHETLQGALQARLAPSDGKKGQPAGDTGQAAADSEATAEALEHMRNTLLVLVNHLESDEVQVEQVNALRKQLAETLVFDSMPDILESVAELAGEIRRTEQKRFEEFVQQMAGQFDELEASIKSSVGDEQDAYAERTRLQEELSRGAESIRGKIASSTNLRQLQQAVESEVDQMTGTLNTFNEVEAIRHKKFEASIGLLQDKLGEAHAECNELYNEISHLRVKTQLDPLTGLPNRSGFLERAQQEFERAVRYGNKLSLAVADIDHFKLVNDRYGHKAGDTVIVEVGALIAGNLRKSDFVCRYGGEEFVILLVETPLEKAVPVAEKIREAIGNCPFAFRDKRVQVTISVGIAELEPGQSISDLVEKADVSLYAAKSAGRNCTISSATH
- the tadA gene encoding tRNA adenosine(34) deaminase TadA yields the protein MGIAADEALMARALRLAKDAERLGEVPVGCVIVRDGEVVAEAHNAPISVHDPTGHAEIRALRRAGAAVSNYRLPECDLYVTLEPCAMCTGAMIHARIRRLVFGAPDPRTGAAGSAIDLTDGSYGNHRLDVTSGVLADESSAMLRAFFRARR
- the guaA gene encoding glutamine-hydrolyzing GMP synthase, coding for MTDIHDHRLLVLDFGAQYTQLIARRIREIGVYCEIFPWDAPEALITGLKPSGVVLSGGPESVHGDSTPQLPECVVELGVPILGICYGMQALAAYFGGTVEAADRREFGYASVEPVGKSPLLDGLSDRESDQPRELDVWMSHGDHVVVVPEGFECVARTASAPIAAMQDLDRKIFALQWHPEVTHTRQGEAMLRHFVLDVCRCEPLWTPASIVESTIADVREKVGSDQVLLGLSGGVDSSVVAALLHEAIGEQLTCIFVDTGLLRLNEGDQVMATMAANMGVKVLRVDACEQFFGALAGVTDPEQKRKIIGRKFIEIFDAEAARLDGVRWLAQGTIYPDVIESAGAATGKAHVIKSHHNVGGLPEDMALELVEPLRELFKDEVRKIGLELGLPREMVFRHPFPGPGLGVRILGEVKEEFADLLARADDVFIECLHEAGLYDDVSQAFAVFLPVKSVGVVGDGRAYEYVIALRAVETVDFMTARWARLPYDFLEHVSRRIINEISGISRVVYDISGKPPATIEWE
- a CDS encoding ATP-binding protein, whose product is MSDPRPTLKEIFLGKKASRDVLIPANFGTGGEQQTIDIAKGLVANAPMPGPFAGMINETAANQDFSHDTKDFGTLTWDSQRNEITLDAVLCQIAGIDSPMMGARLKDFLALVSDSTRDQLADGLRRSLQTGRDLECTCYLGTDPQTATEVRILGKTLPDAQGRPASVVCAVQPRVPLGRPKVRNDTPLAKTCHDLRTPLNAIRGYSQMMQKDPLTERQRECLTKVETQCHAMLSTIDSELGETSEATPEGTGFSAFELISDVAEMFNATGLPDSVSLSWKMQDNNCMVHTDRVKLRRILVNLVDNAIKHTQAGEILITGELGTDEQLSLSVTDTGCGIPAEVMPRVFEPFFRLEQVGGQVGAGLGLAICRDLTQQLEGSIEAESEPGQGSCFTVKVPVSVTENRRRRDTQGRTPSLLLVGDNSFHNRCISDTLAHQGQPVSRIENLSKASDNLDAQLVMLDCSDNPDAVSMVSEVRSRLPTSAIVTICDSLDGVSADQLLSAGADTLLIKPFMARELTATIDSALKQAQHRTPPREVRIPANVAKSLGEAAERADVDGLENLIGELETIDQALAGDLKEMTRKFDYDGLMDTVSGKRRD
- a CDS encoding ABC transporter transmembrane domain-containing protein, which produces MADQDRKPSKNLAILKRLWPFIQPYLSKLLLALALLVLGAATTLSLPIAVRQMIDLGFDPAQQSAITRYFLLLLGVALAMGLFTSLRYFWVSWIGQRVVADLRRAVYRKILSFSPAFFETTRTGEVLSRINTDTTLVEVVVGSTFSITLRSAVMFLGASAMMIITSPWLALLIGLLIPLIIAPIVFMGRWVRRLSKANQDRIADMSATATETINAIKTVQSYAQDARETKRFSDNAEAVFGIARQRIRAETIMGILIVWLMFGGMIGVLWIGAQEVIEGTMSAGTLSQFVLYAIIAATTTGALTQVYGELQRAAGALERILEMLELEPEIRSPANPRPAASRARGRLDFNNLSFAYPSRLERRVLDDIQLTIEPGEKVALVGPSGAGKSTVFQLLMRFYDPTAGQLLLDGVPISELDLLAYRRQLALVAQDVTMFSSNALENIRYGNPGASREQVEEAARSAFAHDFITDLKEGYDTFLGERGVRLSGGQAQRIAIARALLTDPPVLLLDEATSALDAESERVVQQALDAVMEGRTTLIIAHRLATVRQADRILVMDNGKIVAQGTHDSLTRESELYAHLASLQFAA
- a CDS encoding sigma-70 family RNA polymerase sigma factor produces the protein MGITGTEGVVGARWPLDEGSEASPSDDPAANAGQNDQARGEADSVGSETLMQAFASGDSAAFDQLYRRHGPGLFRFVYRHVGRQAQAEEIYQDTWLKVVDARRRYRPKAQFQTWLYRIAHHRIIDWYRKSRSLPLAAPEAVPDQPQTDEPTRRQVAQTLHRALLELPLEQRSTVLLHLERNLTLREIASICGCGRETVKSRMRYATARLRKALGGLYDEL
- the xseA gene encoding exodeoxyribonuclease VII large subunit — translated: MSTNDLFSERQIYTPSGLNRQIRSLLEGEFGLIWLEGEISNLSTPASGHAYFTLKDASAQVRCALFRNRRAGVKLAAGMHIVVRARVSLYEARGEYQLIVESVELAGEGLLRAQFEALKKRLAAEGLFDPAKKRSLPTFPKHLAVVTSPTGAALRDVLSVLERRFPAVRVTVCGSLVQGESAPSALIKALRDAAALVPDVVLMTRGGGSLEDLWAFNDEALARAIAACPVPVVSAVGHEVDFSIADFVADARAATPSAAAELLVPDSAELKRRVEQLTRLLLRRFQSNQAQRQLRLGELADRLGRAQPAARIHRRRERLSELLRRLGQQQQGQLRRYRERIGSLTHRLMQRNPTVAVASDRQHLERLVRRLSQAMSRRLELSARQLDTASRGLQAVSPVAVLNRGYSVTYDSEGAVIRSSTGLKPGQALITRLAEGEVGSTVTEVKREDGQSS